In the Malaya genurostris strain Urasoe2022 chromosome 1, Malgen_1.1, whole genome shotgun sequence genome, one interval contains:
- the LOC131425881 gene encoding small ribosomal subunit protein eS10B, translated as MFMPKAHRVSIYEYLFKEGVLVAQKDFYAPKHPELENIPNLHVIKTMQSLKSKNFVKEQFAWRHYYWYLTNEGIEYLRSYLHLPPEIVPSTLKRAARSEPQRARAGQPGGPRSGDGPKGGEDRSGYRRTQQPGGPDKKGDVGAGAGEIEYRGGFGRGSKPQ; from the exons ATGTTCATGCCCAAAGCTCATCGCGTTTCGATCTACGAGTACCTCTTCAAAGAGGGAGTGCTGGTAGCACAAAAGGATTTCTATGCCCCGAAGCATCCGGAGCTGGAGAATATACCAAACCTGCACGTCATCAAGACGATGCAGTCGCTGAAGTCGAAGAACTTTGTTAAGGAACAGTTCGCTTGGCGCCACTATTACTGGTATTTGACTAACGAAGGTATCGAGTATCTGCGTTCGTACCTGCACCTGCCACCGGAGATTGTTCCATCGACACTGAAGCGCGCTGCCAGATCGGAACCGCAGCGAGCCCGTGCCGGCCAGCCCGGAGGTCCACGTTCTGGTGATGGGCCGAAGGGTGGTGAGGACCGATCGGGCTACCGGCGAACTCAGCAACCCGGTGGTCCAGACAAGAAGGGTGATGTCGGTGCCGGAGCCGGAGAGATTGAATAC CGAGGAGGATTTGGTCGTGGATCTAAGCCACAGTAA
- the LOC131425885 gene encoding protein SPT2 homolog: MDFGKLLSVAQRNAANMEQKSETRYYSTKFAPPKKECKEKKLSENIKKFLAKKEQEEREKALEEQRKRDELLAKRDPKAKRKIEKMLKVIKSANKSVLEDAIDTQDTALTLQGPDQPDEDDYGYTSNVASQFYQQLMEKYKNTPEEKKFKDGEKRTMSKEDIARAKARVKEALNKVQEEENAPRTRKRKDGGEGTSGSSETSTKGSSSSGTGKRDGPDRYDPDEERRKVEEAKAKEEAAKKKAKRPAGPAPPDFATLLKLAEQKQFEPLKIEVVEEKKEPERLMTKKEKKEYEERMAYLEQKKIRDRIRNDPRLSEKEKQIKLARFDAAKSGRSSTGSTNSTTKPDSTPNVMAPNGRIPKLNSAGSDRAPKPSSYRADDRQKPVSDLTAKNKLETALTSKKPSTNSQQVKESTASSSISGSGKKPTSSSHPNGASTKQNSLSKSSVQSPNVSSVSASSKMQHSANGQKTSGRSFPTAPGTSQKPRQFPPSDAQRSRSLAPSEAPRSRQFPPPDVQRSRQPPPTDAMRKRPSGGGAPPPKKRRPVIDSESEYDSEMDDFIDDGDAEEDYSSHIRAIFGYDKSRYRDEDYDDREMESNYAQQMREEFISKKLGLMEDLEDMRAEEEEKRQKTLMKKQKLKRK; this comes from the exons ATGGATTTCGGCAAACTGCTAAGCGTTGCACAGCGCAATGCAGCCAACATGGAGCAGAAATCTGAG aCTCGCTACTATTCTACGAAGTTTGCACCACCGAAGAAAGAATGCAAGGAGAAAAAACTGtcggaaaatataaagaaattcTTGGCCAAGAAAGAACAAGAGGAACGAGAAAAGGCACTGGAAGAGCAACGGAAACGGGATGAATTATTGGCAAAGCGAGATCCGAAGGCAAAGCGGAAAATCGAGAAGATGCTGAAGGTAATCAAATCGGCCAACAAATCAGTCCTGGAGGATGCCATCGATACGCAGGATACGGCCCTTACCCTACAAGGACCCGATCAACCGGACGAAGATGACTATGGGTACACCTCGAATGTGGCATCCCAGTTTTATCAACAACTGATGGAGAAGTACAAAAATACTCCGGAGGAGAAAAAGTTCAAGGATGGCGAGAAGCGAACTATGTCCAAAGAGGACATCGCCCGGGCCAAGGCACGGGTGAAAGAGGCACTGAACAAGGTGCAAGAAGAGGAGAATGCACCAAGGACCAGGAAACGAAAGGATGGTGGCGAAGGAACGAGCGGTTCCAGTGAAACATCTACGAAAGGTAGTTCTAGTAGTGGTACTGGAAAGCGGGATGGACCTGATCGTTATGATCCCGACGAAGAAAGGCGGAAAGTGGAAGAGGCCAAAGCAAAAGAGGAAGCTGCCAAAAAGAAAGCAAAACGTCCCGCGGGGCCTGCACCACCTGATTTTGCCACATTGCTCAAGCTAGCGGAGCAAAAGCAATTCGAGCCGCTGAAAATCGAGGTCGTAGAGGAAAAAAAGGAGCCTGAACGATTAATGACGAAAAAGGAAAAGAAGGAATATGAAGAGCGGATGGCTTATCTGGAACAGAAAAAGATTCGGGATCGTATTAGAAACGATCCGAGACTTTCCGAGAAGGAGAAACAAATTAAACTGGCAAGATTTGATGCGGCCAAATCGGGCAGAAGTTCAACTGGTAGTACTAATTCAACAACTAAACCAGATTCTACACCGAACGTGATGGCACCGAATGGACGAATTCCCAAGTTGAACTCTGCCGGATCTGATAGAGCCCCGAAACCATCATCCTATCGAGCCGACGATCGACAGAAACCTGTTTCGGATCTAACAGCAAAGAACAAACTCGAAACCGCTCTTACCAGTAAGAAACCCTCTACAAATTCCCAGCAAGTGAAAGAATCTACAGCATCATCATCGATTTCCGGTAGTGGCAAAAAACCTACGTCGTCATCCCATCCGAACGGTGCTAGTACCAAGCAAAATTCACTTTCGAAGTCCTCAGTTCAATCTCCAAATGTTTCGTCAGTGTCGGCATCATCGAAAATGCAGCATTCGGCGAATGGCCAGAAAACATCTGGACGATCATTCCCAACAGCACCGGGGACCAGCCAAAAACCACGCCAGTTTCCACCGTCGGATGCACAACGATCGCGATCGCTGGCTCCATCGGAGGCACCACGATCTCGCCAGTTTCCTCCACCGGACGTACAGCGATCCCGTCAACCACCTCCCACCGACGCTATGCGGAAGCGGCCCAGTGGTGGTGGAGCTCCGCCACCCAAAAAGCGCCGACCCGTCATCGATAGCGAAAGTGAGTACGACTCGGAGATGGATGACTTCATTGACGACGGCGATGCCGAAGAGGACTACTCGTCCCACATTCGTGCCATCTTCGGATACGATAAGTCGCGCTACCGGGATGAGGATTACGATGACCGGGAAATGGAGTCCAACTATGCGCAGCAGATGCGCGAGGAATTTATCAGCAAGAAACTCGGTTTAATGGAGGATCTGGAAGATATGCGAGCGGAGGAAGAGGAAAAGCGCCAAAAGACACTGATGAAGAAGCAGAAACTGAAACGAAAATGA
- the LOC131425880 gene encoding uncharacterized protein LOC131425880, with amino-acid sequence MNKSPSTLELAWSADLQHVIFREIGTHCTRQCRFPEAIANLRKATEANPSAVDCHRRKTTAHLQNLELHGALESCRTGMVSRAMNEDSTDDVGFDIASALLESKILFEMADFEEHIKVSFTKKNLVPKGHRKDLFDTELILALGVYESTLGRKAGSCLYKLRKTIMEISKQNHNNQNLDNRPEWKIRKDKGECDALSIAEVNTTKTHIREKELIAKNMRMLGQMYLNGTSADLDFLHSLKEDKLLTNIVKLPQTNESSSALQETIEDCHGKVLSSLRQLHAAFPIYAYRKNQFGTTARANAYKEENIFRYRYKTYRDVYNQLDRLHELRQQGNVPELVRFAETVLWNYFQIKTDRVFPDRYKFVTEVCNLIGLAMLDQLQIPPTLMDERPKDRLHTLFDLPFVHEHDLITPVFGDKSTYRDPAAPDYKYMAYKNRLNNLDERVNHSRYPIERAFWLHEMCICQLNANKLSEARNVACRVIEEASQAGSNLWYFLGVLILVKADCSQRNLEKLSNSLDEAAEASMSLDDSRLTHLIKVAQIINRNMINEKTKRRKTMMRDRAQKF; translated from the exons ATGAATAAATCCCCTTCCACGCTAGAACTGGCCTGGTCGGCCGATCTCCAGCATGTGATTTTCCGAGAAATAGGCACTCACTGTACGCGCCAATGTCGATTCCCGGAAGCGATTGCCAATCTACGAAAAGCAACCGAGGCTAACCCGTCCGCGGTGGACTGCCATCGGCGAAAAACAACAGCTCATTTGCAAAACTTGGAACTCCATGGCGCACTGGAAAGTTGCCGTACGGGAATGGTATCTCGTGCGATGAATGAAGACAGCACCGACGACGTGGGGTTTGATATTGCTAGTGCTCTATTGGAGAGCAAGATTTTATTTGAGATGGCTGATTTTGAAGAGCACATTAAGGTTTCTTTTACCAAAAAGAATCTGGTTCCTAAAGGGCATCGGAAGGATCTATTTGATACAGAACTTATTTTGGCATTGGGTGTCTATGAGAGCACGCTCGGCAGGAAAGCCGGTAGTTGTCTCTATAAATTGAGAAAAACAATAATGGAAATCAGTAAACAAAACCATAACAACCAAAATCTAGATAACcgaccggaatggaagattcgAAAGGACAAAGGTGAATGTGACGCACTTAGCATTGCTGAGGTAAACACGACAAAAACTCACATTCGTGAAAAAGAGCTGATTGCGAAAAACATGAGGATGTTGGGACAAATGTATTTGAACGGAACTAGCGCAGATCTAGATTTTCTTCATTCTCTAAAAGAAGACAAACTACTGACGAACATTGTAAAGCTACCACAAACTAACGAGAGTTCATCTGCTCTCCAAGAGACAATAGAAGATTGTCATGGGAAGGTACTCTCTAGTCTACGCCAGCTTCATGCCGCTTTCCCGATCTATGCTTACCGCAAAAACCAGTTCGGTACTACGGCCAGAGCGAACGCATACAaggaggaaaatatattccgatATCGTTATAAGACCTACAGAGACGTCTACAATCAATTGGATCGGTTGCACGAACTAAGACAGCAAGGAAACGTTCCAGAATTGGTACGATTTGCAGAAACGGTACTGTGGAACTATTTCCAGATCAAAACCGATCGCGTATTCCCGGATCGGTACAAGTTTGTAACAGAGGTCTGCAACCTAATCGGACTGGCCATGTTGGACCAGTTGCAAATTCCTCCAACGCTCATGGACGAACGACCCAAAGATCGTCTGCACACACTGTTTGATCTTCCCTTCGTCCACGAGCACGATTTGATTACTCCAGTATTTGGAGATAAATCAACCTATCGTGATCCGGCTGCTCCTGACTACAAATACATGGCATACAA GAACCGCCTTAACAATTTAGACGAAAGAGTTAACCATAGTCGCTATCCGATTGAAAGAGCATTTTGGTTACACGAAATGTGTATCTGCCAACTGAACGCGAACAAGTTGAGTGAGGCTCGCAACGTTGCCTGCCGGGTGATAGAGGAAGCGTCTCAAGCCGGTAGCAATTTGTGGTACTTTTTGGGTGTACTAATATTAGTCAAAGCCGATTGCTCACAACGTAATTTAGAAAAACTGTCCAACTCACTCGATGAAGCAGCCGAAGCTTCAATGTCGCTGGACGATAGTCGACTGACGCATCTGATTAAAGTGGCTCaaatt ATCAACAGAAATATGATCAACGAAAAAACGAAACGCCGAAAAACTATGATGCGTGACCGAGCACAGAAATTCTAA
- the LOC131425886 gene encoding RING finger protein 141-like, whose product MGQQVSSLPQKIASTDAVNSLQFEIKKQAQIFSEIGSLTYEDFQKCLADLNSLSRKCLDPSGKQLVFAVKKGTDSSVLWKGTVRIACVKVDPSTKKVECYKLLNLKQFLQVFRTFQTDLHAMVTVESQRIRSPTGSPTHSSSTGRGSSSGSAAGSFERADMSPNSSKLYAFPQHTTASMLMEQVSGICEMDSTSNDGGQSSEEGAECCICLERKPEVLLPCAHSYCTPCIEQWNIHQKKCPICDEELASTDDTWVLSEMPEAEEISEEICATLMKLSVGQ is encoded by the exons ATGGGTCAGCAAGTTTCTAGTTTACCGCAGAAAATTGCATCCACCGATGCGGTCAACTCATTACAGTTCGAGATTAAAAAGCAGGCGCAGATTTTTTCCGAAATCGGTAGTTTGACCTACGAGGATTTCCAGAAATGTTTGGCGGATTTGAACAGCTT ATCTCGCAAATGTTTAGACCCGAGTGGAAAACAACTAGTGTTTGCCGTTAAGAAGGGTACCGATAGCAGCGTTCTGTGGAAGGGTACCGTGCGGATTGCCTGCGTCAAAGTGGATCCCTCCACCAAAAAGGTCGAGTGTTACAAGTTGCTCAACTTAAAGCAATTTCTACAGGTATTTCGCACGTTCCAAACGGATCTGCACGCTATGGTTACGGTGGAGTCGCAACGAATTCGAAGTCCCACCGGCAGCCCAACACATTCGAGCTCCACGGGACGTGGTAGTTCATCCGGAAGCGCGGCTGGATCCTTTGAACGGGCAGACATGAGCCCGAACTCTTCAAAATTGTATGCATTTCCGCAGCATACAACGGCTTCGATGCTGATGGAACAAGTGAGCGGCATCTGTGAAATGGATTCCACCAGCAACGATGGAGGGCAGAGTTCTGAGGAAGGAGCTGAATGTTGTATATGTTTGGAACGGAAACCAGAGGTTTTGCTGCCATGTGCACATAGCTACTGTACGCCGTGTATCGAACAGTGGAATATTCATCAGAAGAAATGTCCAATCTGCGATGAGGAACTAGCCAGCACAGACGATACGTGGGTTCTCTCGGAGATGCCAGAGGCGGAAGAAATCAGTGAGGAAATTTGTGCCACTTTGATGAAACTGTCCGTTGGACAATAA
- the LOC131425884 gene encoding sin3 histone deacetylase corepressor complex component SDS3, whose translation MSSSYGHMNNTNNSTVNMSHHNNLHEYEETDGDVDILEQDLFEDALDEDNVDDSEEDTEEASETEMGSSNHRNMDEPIEIKEQMYQDKLASLKKQLEELRSGTHPEYLRRVKKLEHQYNERMRLNDIYREYLISCVERDYILEKNAAVKEYEEKKIDLRENLMTDFEDRRKMIENERATMELTGDSIDLKPTITRKLRRRPNEPLPVPEKRRKPTSGQLVLLLDEKEVENDLKLISRGKPVQAIRPHSNSLSGPSAGNGNIVSQTSQNVALSNISNSTANNYQINNAGGVGSTSHSNDISISIVPSSAPLTIHHPNPPPAVMSNPNNTGPNQGQSQNQNHQPPQLAQSQINNSHQIPPIQQQPQQQPSQTTLVETKIEDGKLLYERRWFHRGQPVYVEGKDIPRFSANISAIGNEAIWVKKTADGQKVRIFTSQLSRGKVSIKRRAN comes from the exons ATGTCTTCGTCTTACGGACACATGAACAACACGAACAACAGCACAGTTAATATGAGCCATCACAACAATCTGCACGAGTATGAGGAAACTGATGGAGATGTGGATATCCTGGAACAGGACTTGTTTGAGGATGCACTAGATGAAGATAATGTCGACGACAGCGAGGAAG ACACGGAGGAGGCTAGTGAGACAGAAATGGGTTCCAGCAATCATCGGAACATGGACGAACCTATTGAAATCAAGGAACA AATGTATCAAGACAAACTAGCATCGCTCAAAAAGCAATTAGAAGAGCTGCGCTCGGGCACCCATCCTGAATATCTTCGACGGGTGAAGAAGCTTGAACATCAGTACAACGAACGAATGCGATTGAACGACATCTACCGCGAGTACCTGATTAGTTGCGTTGAACGTGACTACATCCTGGAAAAGAATGCGGCAGTAAAAGAGTACGAAGAGAAAAAGATCGACTTACGGGAAAATCTAATGACGGATTTCGAGGACAGACGAAAAATGATTGAGAATGAGCGAGCAACCATGGAACTGACTGGTGATTCCATTGACTTAAAACCGACCATAACACGTAAGCTTCGCCGAAGACCAAACGAACCCCTGCCGGTACCGGAGAAACGCCGCAAACCGACAAGCGGTCAACTGGTACTGCTGTTGGACGAAAAAGAAGTGgaaaatgatttgaagttgaTTAGCCGCGGAAAACCCGTACAAGCCATTCGCCCTCATTCGAATAGTCTCTCGGGGCCGTCTGCCGGCAATGGAAATATTGTTTCTCAAACGTCTCAAAATGTAGCGCTTTCGAATATTTCCAACTCGACAGCGAATAATTATCAGATAAACAATGCTGGCGGAGTAGGAAGCACTTCCCATTCGAACGATATTAGCATTTCCATTGTTCCCTCTTCAGCGCCGTTGACTATTCACCATCCAAATCCACCACCGGCAGTTATGTCGAACCCGAATAACACCGGTCCTAATCAAGgtcaaagtcaaaaccaaaaccATCAGCCACCGCAGCTAGCTCAGTCACAAATCAACAACAGTCATCAGATTCCACCAATTCAACAACAGCCACAGCAGCAACCGTCCCAGACGACACTGGTCGAAACGAAGATCGAAGATGGTAAGCTGTTGTATGAACGCCGCTGGTTCCATCGTGGCCAGCCAGTCTACGTTGAAGGAAAGGACATTCCACGCTTTTCCGCTAACATCAGCGCCATCGGCAACGAAGCTATCTGGGTGAAGAAAACCGCCGACGGTCAGAAGGTGCGTATTTTCACCAGTCAGCTGAGTCGCGGCAAGGTCTCCATCAAGCGGCGTGCCAATTAG
- the LOC131425882 gene encoding serine-rich adhesin for platelets-like, whose amino-acid sequence MDRLAKLRCRSSTGSGPLNASSTSMGNAAGYETANDDSLTSGCSMYFSINEGDTDEQPVLEKTLDAKEPSSDSTIDKTLENDFSVGEVSTIRKPILAHASPATVKIASKMSVKYLGVSSTPAKSLKDTEKAKMKTPASKKVNISGVVKLNDTNDKNCSLMEKMREPKVSESSSVEDGNESKLIMDSSVVPVPQESNKSFGTNILANFFATLDVNKCTPLPEIKVIQPEEVQSDTTPSKSRDSNSLQSFFESLKKYPTESEKENKQTDRRKSLRKSLIPSKSIDERPKTRNSILVATSENRVASPISKTTRKSNLVKLIPDKLKEMRKANQSDLVTFQRKSTIPLPKIVTSAAASKTTVSAKSVTIEQDIIGDSIKVNGNRKSIFPPTTKPSPSVALKRKTIAPMAVTSRRSVLPAKNSRRSVIPPANTALQKTVPLRIPAKTTITSSDTSLKSSLGKRSSTLIPAEGGEPMTKLRKSLAPVKEISPRVSPRATTAKTSSRIRPPNVTVASSSTTAVMNFKKPEIFTCDTCQRSFRLKSSLDSHRKLTHQSGSLTSTPSASTNSKSNDSSTENQCRFCSKSFANPKFLSNHVISNCLKIPPLEKRKLLAQREDQQRAANNRSGERSNVSRITTRPKLDSAGSSNSSNRSVDAPPSDTSTSSSIGDTSSASLSSQGVSKKRNKATDKQRTVGHTGITRTPKKEIKCHHCSKKFINAVEYALHVQAHAKGGLQPLKDLVTQNQKTDVPSQLPEVAKLVQKLTNIKNRVNSK is encoded by the exons ATGGACCGTTTGGCGAAACTTCGCTGCCGCTCATCAACGGGATCGGGACCCCTGAACGCCAGTTCGACCTCGATGGGGAATGCGGCGGGCTATGAAACAGCTAATGACGATAGTCTGACTTCTGGGTGTTCTATGtatttttcgattaacgaagGTGACACTGACGAGCAACCGGTGTTGGAAAAGACGTTGGATGCTAAAGAACCATCATCGGACAGTACGATCGATAAGActcttgaaaatgatttttctgtTGGGGAAGTGAGTACCATCCGCAAACCAATATTGGCGCATGCTTCGCCAGCAACTGTTAAAATTGCTAGTAAAATGAGTGTCAAGTATTTGGGCGTTTCTTCAACTCCAGCAAAATCACTCAAGGATACAGAGAAGGCTAAGATGAAAACTCCTGCTAGCAAAAAAGTAAATATAAGCGGCGTGGTAAAGCTAAATGATACGAATGATAAAAATTGCTCTTTGATGGAGAAAATGAGAGAGCCGAAAGTATCAGAGTCTTCTTCGGTAGAAGACGGAAATGAGTCTAAACTGATTATGGATAGTAGCGTCGTTCCAGTTCCACAAGAGAGTAACAAGTCCTTTGGGACGAATATTCTGGCTAACTTTTTTGCCACATTAGATGTCAACAAATGTACACCGCTTCCGGAAATTAAAGTGATTCAACCAGAGGAGGTTCAAAGTGACACAACCCCAAGCAAGAGTCGTGATTCAAATTCTCTACAGAGCTTTTTCGAATCTTTGAAGAAATACCCAACGGAGTCGGAAAAAGAAAATAAGCAAACAGATAGAAGAAAAAGCCTGCGAAAATCATTGATTCCATCCAAGTCGATTGATGAACGtcccaaaacacgaaactctatTTTGGTAGCCACCAGCGAAAATCGAGTAGCTTCACCGATTTCAAAGACTACTCGTAAATCTAACTTGGTTAAACTGATTCCGGATAAGTTGAAAGAAATGCGGAAGGCTAATCAATCCGATCTTGTCACCTTTCAACGAAAATCCACCATCCCGCTGCCAAAAATAGTAACGTCGGCGGCGGCATCCAAAACGACCGTTTCTGCAAAATCCGTAACTATTGAACAAGATATCATCGGAGATTCAATCAAAGTTAACGGAAACAGAAAGTCCATTTTCCCACCGACGACAAAACCTTCACCAAGCGTTGCGTTAAAACGAAAAACAATAGCCCCAATGGCAGTTACGTCTAGAAGATCTGTGCTTCCGGCTAAAAATTCTCGGCGGTCGGTTATTCCCCCAGCAAACACAG CTCTACAAAAAACGGTTCCCTTGAGAATTCCAGCGAAGACAACAATCACTAGCAGTGATACATCTCTGAAATCGTCTCTGGGAAAGAGGTCAAGCACGCTAATACCGGCCGAAGGAGGTGAGCCGATGACGAAATTGCGCAAATCACTTGCTCCAGTGAAGGAAATAAGTCCTAGAGTATCTCCGAGAGCTACAACGGCGAAGACATCATCTCGTATTCGTCCGCCAAATGTGACCGTAGCTTCGTCGTCGACGACGGCCGTGATGAACTTTAAAAAACCGGAAATATTCACATGTGATACGTGCCAACGATCGTTTCGGCTGAAGTCCTCTTTGGACAGTCACCGGAAACTGACACATCAGAGTGGTAGTTTGACATCTACGCCCAGTGCTAGCACGAACAGCAAAAGCAACGACAGTTCAACTGAAAATCAGTGCCGATTCTGTTCCAAATCATTTGCCAACCCAAAATTTCTCTCCAATCATGTCATCTCGAACTGTCTGAAGATTCCGCCATTGGAAAAACGGAAGCTACTTGCTCAACGAGAGGATCAGCAACGGGCCGCCAACAATCGTTCTGGCGAACGTTCGAATGTATCCCGCATAACAACACGGCCAAAATTGGACTCCGCTGGGAGTAGCAACAGCAGCAACCGGTCAGTGGATGCACCACCCTCCGACACTTCCACTTCCAGCAGCATAGGAGATACCAGTTCGGCATCGCTGTCGTCGCAGGGCGTCAGCAAAAAACGTAATAAGGCCACCGACAAACAGCGAACCGTTGGCCACACGGGAATTACTCGTACGCCGAAAAAGGAAATCAAATGCCATCATTGTAGCAAAAAGTTTATCAATGCGGTTGAATATGCATTGCATGTGCAGGCTCACGCCAAAGGCGGACTGCAGCCCTTAAAGGATTTAGTAACTCAGAATCAGAAAACCGACGTGCCTTCGCAGCTACCGGAGGTGGCTAAGCTTGTGCAAAAGTTGACAAACATAAAGAACAGAGTAAACTCAAAGTAA